In Candidatus Cybelea sp., the following are encoded in one genomic region:
- a CDS encoding ferritin-like domain-containing protein has product MSVAAENHIAPVETREELLYLLTRASELEHDLACSYLYAGYSIKMRPDEGGITYEELLAIRGWKQKIAHVAVEEMLHLAQVSNLLTAAGGAPHFGRANFPLAPTAFPFGIEITLEPLSHELIERFMCYEMPADEAIPVHLRPLCDDIRRRTTAQIDHDEIVRQQNAIEPFDVDFRTIGEFYKKIETAFDTISPERLFIGDPADQARPDYLDLPRKLIRVHDRASAHRAVERIIEQGEAPPRHHPDAHFYVFHSIHEEYEQLAQRAKAENRVFEPFRKMLVNPITRIAGPNDGLHRITDASSRELAEIFNSVYELMLMMLARFFAHGGETEEQLRLLSRGTLRMMASGLRPLGEALARMPAGPEYPGMTAGPPFGITQNVRLLSHRKAAWIFFLERLYDLSTRLTNLATEATMPQQVQEAAAALESVAEHLTPFIPPEFAQAVREDCDGRANRTSIRPELDGPYIVRNLRKLTNSKGESLDVRPILALCRCGGSAIKPYCDGTHARINFCSNKKPDRTPDHLDTYETKELTVLDNRGTCSHFGNCTEHLPAVFHVKGEPFVTPEGAPAEQIEAIVKQCPSGALGFIKEGVRYEGEPREAEIFVSHNQSYWVRGGIELEGEPRNQGASLEHYALCRCGHSKNKPFCDGSHYYANFDDPDN; this is encoded by the coding sequence ATGAGCGTCGCTGCCGAAAATCACATCGCGCCCGTCGAAACCCGTGAAGAGCTGCTCTACTTGCTGACGCGCGCGTCGGAGCTGGAGCACGACCTGGCATGCTCCTACTTGTATGCCGGATATTCCATTAAGATGCGTCCGGACGAAGGCGGCATTACCTACGAGGAGCTGTTGGCGATTCGCGGCTGGAAGCAGAAGATCGCGCACGTCGCGGTCGAGGAGATGCTCCACCTTGCGCAGGTTTCTAACCTTCTGACGGCGGCCGGCGGCGCGCCCCATTTCGGACGCGCGAACTTTCCCCTTGCGCCGACCGCGTTTCCGTTCGGAATCGAAATTACGCTCGAACCCCTTTCCCACGAGCTGATCGAGCGCTTCATGTGCTACGAGATGCCGGCCGACGAGGCGATTCCGGTGCATCTCCGTCCGCTCTGCGACGACATCCGCCGCCGCACGACGGCACAGATCGATCACGACGAAATCGTTCGCCAGCAGAACGCGATCGAGCCGTTCGACGTCGACTTCCGCACGATCGGCGAATTCTATAAGAAGATCGAAACGGCGTTCGATACGATCAGCCCCGAGCGGCTCTTCATCGGCGATCCTGCCGATCAGGCGCGCCCGGATTATCTCGATCTCCCACGCAAGCTGATCCGCGTGCACGACCGCGCCTCCGCGCATCGTGCCGTCGAGCGGATCATCGAACAGGGCGAAGCACCGCCGCGCCACCATCCCGACGCGCATTTCTACGTATTCCATTCGATCCACGAGGAGTACGAGCAGCTCGCGCAGCGCGCGAAGGCGGAGAACCGCGTCTTCGAGCCCTTCCGCAAGATGCTCGTCAATCCCATCACCCGCATCGCCGGCCCCAATGACGGCTTGCACCGCATCACGGATGCCTCGTCACGCGAGCTCGCCGAAATCTTCAACAGCGTCTACGAATTGATGCTGATGATGCTGGCGCGCTTCTTCGCGCACGGCGGCGAAACCGAAGAACAGTTACGCCTCCTTTCGCGCGGTACGCTGCGAATGATGGCCTCCGGCCTGCGTCCGCTCGGCGAGGCACTCGCACGGATGCCGGCCGGCCCTGAGTATCCGGGCATGACCGCGGGGCCGCCCTTCGGCATCACTCAGAACGTGCGCTTGCTATCGCACCGCAAAGCCGCCTGGATCTTTTTCCTCGAGCGTCTCTACGATCTCTCGACACGCCTGACGAATCTCGCCACAGAGGCGACGATGCCGCAGCAAGTGCAAGAGGCCGCGGCCGCCCTCGAATCGGTCGCCGAACACCTCACGCCCTTCATTCCACCGGAATTCGCCCAGGCCGTGCGCGAGGATTGCGACGGCCGCGCCAACCGCACGAGCATCCGCCCGGAGCTTGACGGTCCGTACATCGTCCGCAACCTTCGCAAGCTCACCAATTCCAAAGGCGAGAGCTTGGACGTGCGGCCGATTCTCGCGCTCTGCCGCTGCGGCGGCTCGGCGATCAAGCCGTACTGCGACGGCACGCACGCCCGGATCAACTTCTGCAGCAACAAAAAGCCGGATCGAACGCCCGACCATCTCGATACGTATGAAACCAAAGAACTCACGGTGCTCGACAATCGCGGCACCTGCTCGCACTTCGGCAACTGCACGGAACATCTGCCCGCGGTCTTCCACGTCAAAGGCGAGCCGTTCGTGACGCCCGAGGGTGCGCCGGCCGAGCAGATCGAGGCGATCGTGAAGCAGTGTCCTTCGGGCGCGCTCGGCTTCATCAAGGAAGGCGTTCGCTATGAAGGCGAGCCGCGCGAAGCCGAGATCTTCGTGTCGCACAATCAGAGCTACTGGGTTCGCGGCGGCATCGAGCTCGAAGGCGAGCCGCGCAATCAAGGCGCGTCACTCGAGCACTACGCTCTCTGCCGGTGCGGCCATTCGAAGAACAAACCGTTCTGCGATGGTTCGCACTATTACGCGAATTTCGACGATCCCGATAACTAA
- a CDS encoding hemerythrin domain-containing protein, with product MQIDTTLLPVRGDDAVEILRNDHQVIKSLLTELTGEGPQERKRVFEQLVGVLTIHNATEENLVYPAINKIADSKQESQHLYHETADADVLAFELDALLKAGDVSQFGVKAQKFQEAVLAHIDEEENKAFPRLLEIGDPRKVEELAEAVRTFRKSLHFETAV from the coding sequence ATGCAGATCGACACGACACTTCTACCCGTACGCGGCGACGACGCAGTCGAAATCCTTCGCAACGATCATCAGGTGATCAAGAGCCTGCTGACGGAGCTGACGGGGGAGGGGCCCCAAGAGCGCAAACGCGTATTCGAACAGCTGGTTGGAGTTCTCACGATCCACAACGCGACCGAAGAGAACTTAGTCTATCCGGCGATCAACAAAATTGCCGACAGCAAACAAGAATCGCAGCACCTCTACCACGAAACCGCCGACGCGGACGTCCTCGCGTTTGAGCTCGACGCCCTGCTCAAAGCCGGCGACGTCTCGCAGTTCGGCGTGAAAGCTCAGAAGTTCCAAGAGGCGGTGCTTGCTCACATCGACGAGGAAGAGAACAAAGCGTTTCCGCGGCTGCTGGAGATCGGTGATCCCCGGAAGGTCGAAGAGCTCGCAGAGGCCGTGCGTACCTTCCGCAAGTCGCTTCACTTCGAAACGGCCGTCTGA
- a CDS encoding glycerate kinase translates to MQDTIVIAPDKFKGSLSATEAARAIERGVSKARPQARCELCPMADGGEGTVDVFLERGAMRKVARVRGPRGALVDAAYARTGETAILEMSSASGLGLLDRSQYDPTKATTFGTGELIRAALDGGADRIVMGIGGSATNDAGTGMLRALGVRFLEASGAEIDDAILEFARLESIELAGLDPRIGKTTIEVAVDVDNPLYGPDGATYTFAGQKGATPAQIEELEEVLRHIACVSARTLGRDESNAPGAGAAGGLGFGLVAYLGAKLLPGVRLIARECGLGELLKGAALCLTGEGKIDLQTLHGKTVYGVAQIAREHSVPTIAFGGTVDKDAKQRLAQLGIEVVGISPAGMPLEESIRSAARLLEAAAQATVSTASGAGMPT, encoded by the coding sequence GTGCAAGATACGATCGTTATTGCTCCCGATAAGTTTAAGGGAAGCTTGAGCGCAACTGAAGCGGCGCGCGCGATCGAGCGCGGTGTTTCGAAGGCGCGGCCGCAGGCGCGCTGCGAGCTCTGCCCGATGGCCGACGGCGGCGAGGGAACCGTCGACGTCTTCTTGGAGCGCGGCGCAATGCGAAAGGTGGCGCGGGTGCGCGGCCCGCGCGGTGCGCTTGTCGACGCCGCGTACGCGCGCACCGGCGAAACGGCAATCCTCGAGATGTCGAGCGCCTCCGGGCTCGGGTTGCTCGATCGTTCACAGTACGACCCAACGAAAGCCACCACGTTTGGAACCGGCGAGCTGATCCGCGCCGCGTTGGACGGCGGCGCCGACCGGATCGTGATGGGAATCGGCGGAAGTGCCACCAACGACGCCGGCACCGGAATGCTGCGGGCGCTGGGCGTTCGTTTTCTCGAGGCCTCCGGCGCAGAGATCGACGACGCCATTCTCGAGTTCGCGCGCCTCGAGTCGATCGAGCTCGCCGGGCTCGACCCGCGAATCGGAAAGACTACGATCGAGGTCGCCGTCGACGTCGATAACCCGCTGTACGGGCCGGATGGCGCCACGTATACCTTTGCCGGGCAGAAGGGCGCGACGCCCGCACAGATCGAGGAACTCGAAGAGGTGCTGCGGCACATTGCCTGCGTTAGCGCGCGCACGCTCGGCCGCGATGAGAGCAATGCCCCGGGCGCGGGTGCGGCCGGCGGCCTCGGCTTTGGGCTCGTGGCGTATCTGGGTGCGAAGCTGCTGCCGGGCGTTCGCCTCATCGCCCGTGAGTGCGGACTCGGTGAGCTGCTGAAAGGCGCGGCGCTGTGTTTGACGGGCGAGGGGAAAATCGACCTTCAGACACTGCACGGCAAAACGGTCTACGGCGTGGCGCAGATCGCCCGCGAGCATAGCGTTCCGACGATTGCGTTCGGTGGGACGGTGGATAAGGACGCCAAGCAACGCCTTGCACAACTCGGCATCGAGGTCGTCGGGATTTCGCCGGCCGGTATGCCGCTCGAGGAGTCGATACGATCGGCCGCGAGGTTATTGGAAGCCGCCGCGCAGGCAACCGTTTCGACCGCTAGCGGTGCGGGTATGCCAACGTAA
- a CDS encoding FAD-binding and (Fe-S)-binding domain-containing protein, with protein sequence MSDEARRWGGDARGLERALRARISGEVRFDDGSRALYATDASNYRQVPIGVVIPKTAGDVAAAFEVARQFGAPILARGGGTSLAGQCCNVAVVLDFSKYLNRVIEINPKERWARVEPGIVLDDLRAAALQHGLTFGPDPATHAQNTLGGMIGNNSCGMHAQMAGKVEDNVYELDILTYDGLRLTVGETPPDELERLCARDDRTGQIYRGLRELADRYAADIRERFPNIPRRVSGYSLNELLPENHFNVARSLVGTECTCAIVLSAKVKLIVNPDKRCLLVLAFADVCEAGDAVARVNAHGPIALEGFDDLLLEFIKRKRLDVGDDRLLPGIAEAKGWLICEFGRIGDMEGALAAASVCEADLRSAGAIDSKIITGAHDQKVLWEFRDAALPATSKVPGLPDLYPGWEDSAVPPEAVGRYLRDLRALFEKYGYVGSLYGHFGQGCIHVNTTFDLHTEAGVEAWKAFLLEAAQLIRRYGGSLSGEHGDGQARAALLPIMYGERVVEAFRAFKHVWDPQNRMNPGKVVDAYPVDVDLREGPPYNLLDPPTYFSFARNDGGSFAYAANRCVGVGKCRSHESGTMCPSYRVTREERHATRGRARLLFEMLRGSPLTGGWRSEEVKSALDLCLACKGCKHDCPVNVDMATYKAEFLAHYYEGRLRPVWAYAFGLIPWWARLGSRVARLANFVTQAPVLSNLAKGAVRMASQRRIPRFSEPSFKAWHRKNRSNPVTVTGGKRVILWVDTFNNYFHAPTAQHAFEVLEDAGYEVVVPLQNLCCGRPLYDYGMLDRAKLFLRRVIDELRPELERGTPIVGLEPSCVSVFKDELLNLFPQDAGARRLSEAVTLLGEFLAADESWQAPKLAAKATVHAHCHQKAVLSTAGDTAVLKAMGVKAEWLDAGCCGMAGAFGFEAGEHYEVSVKAGELVLLPSVRKTASDDLIISNGFSCREQIRQCTDREALHLADVIYLAAQSRTLPSPL encoded by the coding sequence GTGAGCGATGAGGCGCGAAGGTGGGGTGGCGATGCACGAGGGCTTGAGCGAGCGCTTCGCGCCCGCATCTCCGGCGAGGTTCGCTTCGACGACGGCTCGCGCGCCCTCTACGCAACCGACGCCTCGAATTATCGCCAGGTTCCAATCGGTGTCGTCATCCCGAAAACGGCCGGCGACGTCGCTGCTGCTTTCGAAGTCGCTCGCCAGTTCGGAGCGCCGATCCTGGCTCGAGGTGGGGGAACCTCACTCGCGGGCCAGTGCTGCAACGTCGCCGTCGTCCTCGATTTCTCGAAGTACCTGAACCGCGTCATCGAAATCAACCCCAAGGAGAGGTGGGCTCGCGTCGAGCCCGGCATCGTCCTCGACGACCTGCGCGCTGCTGCCCTGCAGCACGGCCTCACGTTCGGCCCCGATCCGGCGACGCACGCGCAAAATACGCTGGGCGGCATGATCGGCAACAATTCCTGCGGCATGCACGCGCAGATGGCCGGCAAGGTTGAAGATAACGTCTACGAGCTCGACATCCTCACCTACGACGGCCTCCGCTTAACCGTCGGCGAGACACCGCCTGACGAGCTCGAACGTCTCTGCGCGCGCGACGACCGCACCGGCCAGATCTATCGTGGCCTGCGCGAGCTGGCCGATCGCTATGCAGCCGACATCCGCGAGCGATTTCCGAATATTCCGCGCCGGGTTTCGGGATATTCGCTCAACGAGCTCCTCCCCGAAAACCACTTCAACGTCGCACGCTCTCTGGTCGGAACCGAGTGCACCTGCGCGATCGTCCTTTCGGCGAAAGTCAAGTTGATCGTGAATCCCGACAAGCGCTGCCTGCTCGTCCTGGCGTTCGCAGACGTGTGCGAAGCCGGCGACGCCGTCGCGCGGGTCAACGCGCACGGACCCATTGCGCTCGAAGGCTTCGACGATCTGCTGCTCGAGTTCATCAAGCGCAAGCGGCTCGACGTCGGCGACGACCGTCTTCTCCCGGGCATCGCCGAAGCGAAAGGCTGGCTCATCTGCGAGTTCGGCCGCATCGGCGATATGGAGGGAGCGCTCGCAGCCGCCAGCGTCTGCGAAGCCGACCTGCGTTCTGCCGGCGCGATCGACAGCAAAATTATCACCGGTGCGCACGATCAAAAGGTCCTCTGGGAGTTCCGCGACGCAGCGCTCCCCGCGACGTCAAAGGTGCCCGGCTTACCGGATCTCTATCCGGGCTGGGAAGACTCGGCCGTGCCGCCGGAGGCCGTTGGGCGTTATCTGCGCGACTTACGTGCGCTCTTTGAGAAGTACGGCTACGTCGGCTCGCTCTACGGCCACTTCGGGCAAGGCTGCATCCACGTCAACACGACTTTCGACCTGCATACGGAAGCGGGAGTCGAGGCTTGGAAAGCCTTTTTGCTGGAAGCGGCGCAACTGATTCGCCGCTACGGCGGTTCGCTCTCGGGCGAACACGGCGACGGCCAGGCGCGGGCTGCACTGCTGCCGATCATGTACGGTGAACGTGTCGTCGAAGCGTTTCGCGCCTTTAAGCATGTTTGGGATCCGCAAAATCGGATGAATCCCGGCAAGGTCGTCGACGCCTACCCGGTCGACGTCGACCTCCGCGAGGGGCCGCCGTACAATCTGCTCGATCCGCCAACGTACTTCAGTTTCGCGCGCAACGATGGCGGGTCGTTCGCCTACGCCGCAAACCGCTGCGTCGGCGTTGGAAAATGCCGCAGCCATGAGAGCGGTACGATGTGCCCGTCGTATCGCGTTACCCGCGAGGAGCGCCACGCAACCCGCGGCCGCGCGCGCCTGCTCTTCGAGATGCTGCGCGGCTCACCATTGACCGGCGGCTGGCGGTCGGAAGAGGTCAAATCGGCGCTCGACCTCTGCCTCGCGTGCAAGGGCTGCAAACACGATTGTCCCGTCAACGTCGACATGGCGACCTACAAAGCCGAGTTCCTCGCCCACTACTACGAGGGGCGTCTGCGCCCGGTCTGGGCCTATGCGTTCGGTCTGATTCCGTGGTGGGCGCGCCTGGGCTCGCGCGTCGCGCGGCTCGCGAACTTCGTCACGCAAGCTCCGGTGCTATCGAACCTCGCCAAAGGCGCGGTGCGCATGGCGTCGCAGCGACGGATTCCGAGGTTTTCCGAACCCTCGTTCAAAGCTTGGCACCGAAAGAACCGCTCGAATCCGGTCACGGTCACCGGCGGCAAGCGCGTCATTCTCTGGGTCGATACCTTCAACAACTACTTTCACGCGCCAACGGCGCAACACGCCTTCGAGGTGTTGGAGGATGCGGGCTACGAGGTCGTCGTTCCGCTGCAGAATCTTTGTTGCGGGCGGCCGCTCTACGATTATGGAATGCTCGATCGCGCGAAACTCTTTCTGCGGCGCGTCATCGACGAGCTCCGCCCGGAACTCGAACGCGGCACGCCCATCGTTGGCCTTGAGCCCTCATGCGTAAGCGTCTTCAAAGACGAACTGCTCAACCTCTTTCCGCAGGATGCCGGCGCCCGGCGCCTGAGCGAAGCGGTGACCCTACTCGGGGAGTTTTTAGCAGCCGACGAGTCGTGGCAAGCGCCAAAGCTGGCCGCAAAGGCAACCGTGCATGCGCACTGCCATCAAAAGGCAGTCCTCAGCACTGCGGGCGATACGGCCGTCCTCAAGGCGATGGGCGTTAAGGCGGAGTGGCTCGACGCCGGCTGCTGCGGAATGGCCGGTGCCTTCGGCTTTGAGGCAGGCGAACACTACGAGGTCTCGGTGAAGGCCGGTGAGCTAGTGCTCTTACCGAGCGTCCGTAAAACGGCATCCGACGACTTAATTATCAGCAATGGATTCTCTTGCCGCGAGCAGATACGTCAGTGCACCGACCGCGAAGCACTCCATCTTGCCGACGTCATCTATCTCGCCGCGCAGAGCCGCACGTTACCGTCTCCACTCTGA
- a CDS encoding S53 family peptidase gives MSLQTRCAAAIAAAMLTACSRSTALPPGAGGATAFQVPVGSAGAAAGRQGGLRFSVALPLRDQQKLTQLLEGLQDPSSPTFRKFISRRDFLRSFAPKPEVLAAVARELAGAGFTVSVGDQAVTAAGTQTQAERYFRTPLQMVGSGSSEALAPRTRLTLSPLLESSEATIVGLNGIPPMRVFSKLARPNGGLRPDNIEGPYGPYFGTDLKQAYQYPSYLDATGAGVTIGIVIDSPVSQSDIEEYFRAEDSKVAPSLKDVKIDGGGKYGGDGTGEATLDVQQSGGMAPRANIVIFDTPSLSDSDIYDAYSAVVKDKSIVVVNSSFGGCELAFKTVNGLKELKAYDAIFKQGLSEGITWVAASGDHAAMQCGSNNKKGVVWPAVSPYVLAVGGTNLTTSYAKGSPNSKYQHEDAYADIKPNNGGDYWGSGGGYSVIYPRPAYQKAAVAKPARGLPDVSVHMGGEGFSSGGHSCEAQKCNLDDSSDTEYVEGQWTESIGTSAASPDFVGLLALTAELVKGKLGPVNAELYTAANKRKGYYFRKGLKGNNGYPTTAALWDPVLGLGTPYGARVAGAKSVAGEPTSPSNP, from the coding sequence ATGAGTTTGCAAACCAGGTGCGCCGCGGCAATTGCGGCCGCGATGCTTACGGCCTGCTCGCGCAGCACGGCACTACCGCCGGGCGCCGGCGGCGCAACGGCCTTTCAGGTTCCCGTAGGGTCTGCCGGCGCGGCCGCCGGTCGACAAGGGGGCCTACGTTTTTCGGTCGCCCTGCCGCTGCGCGATCAGCAGAAGCTTACGCAACTGCTGGAGGGCTTGCAAGATCCGTCCTCGCCGACGTTTCGCAAGTTCATTTCGCGCCGCGATTTCTTGCGCAGTTTTGCGCCCAAGCCCGAGGTGCTTGCGGCGGTGGCACGCGAGCTGGCCGGAGCCGGGTTCACGGTTTCGGTTGGCGACCAGGCGGTAACGGCTGCCGGTACGCAGACGCAAGCCGAACGTTATTTCCGCACGCCGTTACAAATGGTCGGCAGCGGTTCGTCGGAAGCACTCGCTCCGCGAACGCGGCTGACGCTCTCGCCGCTGCTCGAGAGCAGCGAAGCGACGATCGTCGGCCTAAACGGTATCCCCCCGATGCGTGTGTTTTCGAAGCTCGCTCGCCCAAACGGCGGCCTTCGCCCCGATAACATCGAGGGTCCGTACGGGCCCTATTTCGGGACCGACTTGAAACAGGCGTACCAATACCCTAGCTATCTGGATGCGACCGGTGCCGGAGTCACTATCGGTATCGTGATCGACTCGCCGGTCAGCCAATCGGATATCGAAGAATATTTTCGTGCCGAGGATTCGAAGGTCGCCCCAAGCTTGAAAGATGTGAAAATCGACGGCGGAGGTAAATATGGCGGGGACGGTACCGGCGAAGCTACGCTCGACGTTCAGCAATCTGGCGGTATGGCTCCCAGAGCAAATATCGTTATCTTCGACACTCCCAGCCTCAGCGATTCCGATATCTACGACGCCTATTCCGCGGTCGTCAAAGACAAGAGCATCGTCGTCGTCAACTCGTCCTTCGGCGGCTGCGAGCTGGCATTTAAAACCGTCAACGGCCTGAAAGAGCTTAAAGCATACGACGCGATCTTTAAGCAAGGCCTGAGCGAAGGCATCACGTGGGTGGCGGCCAGCGGCGATCACGCGGCGATGCAATGCGGCTCGAATAATAAAAAAGGCGTGGTCTGGCCGGCCGTCAGCCCTTACGTGCTCGCGGTGGGCGGCACGAATCTCACGACGTCGTACGCCAAGGGCAGCCCGAACTCGAAGTACCAGCACGAAGACGCCTATGCCGACATCAAGCCGAATAACGGCGGCGACTATTGGGGGTCGGGCGGCGGCTACAGCGTGATCTACCCGCGGCCTGCGTATCAGAAAGCGGCCGTCGCAAAGCCGGCGCGCGGGCTTCCCGATGTCTCGGTTCACATGGGCGGAGAAGGGTTCAGCTCGGGCGGCCACAGCTGCGAGGCGCAGAAGTGCAACCTGGACGACAGCAGCGATACCGAATATGTCGAGGGCCAATGGACGGAATCGATCGGCACCTCGGCGGCGTCCCCGGATTTCGTCGGCCTGCTCGCGCTGACCGCGGAACTCGTGAAGGGCAAGCTCGGCCCAGTGAACGCAGAGCTTTACACGGCTGCCAACAAGCGTAAGGGCTACTATTTCCGCAAAGGCCTCAAAGGCAATAACGGCTATCCGACGACGGCCGCCCTTTGGGATCCGGTTCTGGGCTTGGGTACGCCGTACGGCGCGCGCGTCGCCGGTGCGAAGTCCGTAGCCGGTGAGCCCACTTCTCCCTCGAATCCTTGA
- a CDS encoding GNAT family N-acetyltransferase: MTPEFSSNAGCTFDLLSPTDAQCLSERIVEFNSSRVPFTQPAPFTPIAYGFKNDRGDVLGGITATVYCWRVLCIDVLWVNEEYRGKGLGSKLLEAVENEARRMGCALAHLDTFDFQAKRFYLKHGYEIFGELGDCPPGHKRFFFKKVI; this comes from the coding sequence ATGACCCCGGAATTCAGCAGTAATGCAGGATGCACTTTTGATCTGCTCTCCCCAACGGACGCTCAATGCCTTAGCGAAAGAATCGTTGAGTTCAACTCGTCGCGGGTTCCATTTACGCAGCCGGCGCCTTTCACGCCTATTGCTTACGGCTTTAAGAACGATCGCGGAGATGTGCTGGGCGGAATTACGGCGACCGTGTACTGCTGGCGAGTCTTATGCATCGATGTATTGTGGGTGAACGAAGAGTATCGAGGAAAGGGGTTGGGTTCCAAGCTTTTGGAGGCGGTGGAAAACGAAGCGAGACGGATGGGCTGCGCATTGGCTCACCTCGACACGTTCGACTTTCAAGCGAAGCGTTTTTATTTGAAGCACGGATACGAAATCTTTGGTGAGTTAGGCGACTGCCCGCCCGGCCATAAGAGATTCTTTTTCAAGAAAGTCATCTGA